In Sporomusaceae bacterium FL31, one genomic interval encodes:
- the ctsR gene encoding transcriptional regulator, whose amino-acid sequence MSNLADLIEQYILRRISAEHDSRVMLRRNEIAEEIECAPSQISYVLNTRFTIERGFVVESRRGSGGFIRIARVPIQNIIYQDIAKQIGEDTSFEDIKETVRYLATHSLIDGREAALIMQVATFMFNKATPQERAEFLRSVFLTLADYT is encoded by the coding sequence ATGAGCAATCTTGCTGATTTGATTGAACAATATATTTTGAGGCGAATTTCAGCTGAGCATGACAGTCGGGTTATGTTACGGCGTAATGAAATTGCCGAAGAAATTGAATGTGCTCCATCTCAGATTAGTTATGTACTTAATACCCGATTTACCATTGAGCGCGGCTTTGTTGTTGAGTCCAGGCGAGGTTCTGGCGGTTTTATTCGCATTGCCCGTGTCCCCATTCAGAATATTATTTATCAGGATATTGCGAAACAGATTGGTGAGGATACTTCGTTTGAGGATATCAAAGAAACAGTCCGCTATTTAGCAACCCATAGTCTAATTGATGGTCGAGAAGCCGCTCTCATTATGCAAGTTGCAACATTTATGTTCAACAAGGCAACTCCCCAAGAACGTGCTGAGTTTTTGCGTTCAGTCTTTTTGACTTTAGCTGATTATACGTGA